Proteins found in one Plasmodium malariae genome assembly, chromosome: 13 genomic segment:
- the GR gene encoding glutathione reductase, putative has translation MYKLRYLNFFLIFVLFNLSIKIIRSFSLFQHIENISNPAYFKKKPSMVYDLIVIGGGSGGMAAARRAARHKAKVALVEKAHLGGTCVNVGCVPKKIMFNAASIHDILENSRHYGFDTQFSFNLPLLVERRDKYIRRLNDIYRQNLKNDNVELFEGTASLMSENKVLIKKAKNVNDEENTDEQMIEGKNILIAVGNRPIFPPVKGIEHTISSDDFFKIKEAKRIGIVGSGYIAVELINVTKRLGIESYIFARGNRLLRKFDETVINELENDMKKNNINIVTHANVEEIEKVKDKNLTIYLSDGRKFEHFDYVIYCIGRSPDTKNLNLDKLNIKTNNDYIIVDDNQRTNLKNIYAVGDCCMVKRNKEVEDLNLLKLYNEEPYLLNSKESKEANLYYNVQLTPVAINAGRLLADRLFLNKSRKTSYKLIPTVIFSHPPIGTIGLSEEEAIQTYGKENIKIYESKFTNLFFSVYDMEPSQKEKTYLKLVCVGKEELIKGLHIIGLHADEIVQGFAVALKMNATKKDFDETIPIHPTAAEEFLTLQPWMK, from the exons atgtacaaactcagatatttaaatttttttttaatttttgttttgtttaatttatcaataaaaataataagaagtTTTAGCTTATTCCAACATATCGAAAATATAAGCAACCcagcatattttaaaaaaaagccGAGTATGGTTTATGACTTAATCGTTATTGGTGGGGGAAGCGGGGGAATGGCAGCCGCTAGGAGAGCAGCCAG GCATAAAGCGAAAGTTGCTCTTGTGGAAAAGGCGCACTTAGGTGGGACATGTGTAAATGTTGGCTGTGTTCCAAAAAAG ATCATGTTCAACGCAGCGTCTATCCACGATATTTTGGAAAACTCGAGGCATTATGGATTTGACACGCAGTTTTCTTTCAATTTACCACTTCTAGTAGAGAGGAGAGACAAATACATTCGAAGACTGAATGATATATATAGGCAGAATTTAAAGAATGATAATGTTGAGCTTTTTGAAGGCACAGCTAGCTTAATGAGTGAAAATAAagtgttaataaaaaaagcaaaaaatgtaaatgatGAAGAGAATACGGATGAACAAATGATTGAAGGTAAGAACATACTTATAGCAGTTGGTAATAGGCCAATTTTTCCACCAGTGAAAGGGATAGAACACACAATTTCAAGTGAtgattttttcaaaataaaagaagcaaaaagAATAGGTATTGTAGGAAGTGGATATATAGCAGTAGAGTTAATTAATGTTACAAAAAGATTAGGAATCGAatcttatatatttgcaaGAGGAAATAgattattaagaaaatttgATGAGACTGTTATTAACGAATTAGAGAatgatatgaaaaaaaataatatcaataTTGTTACCCATGCTAATGTAGAGGAAATAGAAAAGGTAAAGGATAAGAACTTAACAATTTATTTATCCGATGGAAGAAAGTTTGAACATTTtgattatgtaatatattgcATTGGTAGATCACCAGAtactaaaaatttaaatttagacaaattaaatattaaaacaaataatgattatataattgttGATGATAATCAAAGAACGAacttaaaaaacatatatgctGTAGGTGATTGTTGTATggttaaaagaaataaagaagtagaagatttaaatttattaaaattatataatgaagagccatatttattaaatagtaAAGAGAGTAAGGAagcaaatttatattataatgttcAGTTAACTCCTGTAGCTATTAATGCAGGTAGACTACTTGCAGATagattatttttaaacaaatcAAGAAAAACAAGTTACAAACTCATACCAACAGTAATATTTTCTCACCCACCTATTGGAACTATTGGTCTTTCAGAAGAAGAAGCAATACAAACATATggaaaggaaaatattaaaatatatgaatcaaaatttactaatttatttttttcagtaTATGATATGGAACCAtctcaaaaagaaaaaacatatcTAAAATTAGTTTGTGTTGGTAAAGAAGAATTAATTAAAGGTTTACACATCATTGGTTTACATGCTGACGAAATTGTTCAAGGATTTGCAGTTGCCTTAAAAATGAATGCtacaaaaaaagattttGATGAAACTATTCCAATACATCCTACTGCAGCAGAGGAATTCTTGACCTTACAACCATGGATGAAATGA
- the PmUG01_13039200 gene encoding conserved Plasmodium protein, unknown function — protein MKYVPPHSRVHTETKEKQEATQEKAEQEKENAETINEEKGNESDTSVAGDDFEIVLNSVVISNISKNKDLRGELLGYYIKNNEDNKKKSKKKKKKGKGNNADGYNDDHDGGDEDAEDEEDEDDDDDDANQQDEEDDMEEYDNENDDKKRKKKRDGTSNKDQKKNKRNDLKKLNTVEINQSFCVCNIEDICIDKISKLTNRYQISKQRYNELLNNLVLYFNKNKYEEDGEKYISEVNNYYDDYVNIMAELNFETTSFGFYINVCDIKKKEVLATLLLCSLINKNSFVLCFGEKYGKLIFSAYKIDVDVVFEIKNQIKNSTFTQFSDILNVELNKRGLNSKNILQRIPIRIKNSIINSLFLKVLKNKNKNFVSTMDYLNTLEVDSLESHIQDTCKSLEMLKTEQEKIIKYKKDVFKQLQTQKIYQEKKKLEKEKNKIEHDNLDANEEDINLQNIFKSIPQPSLLFPYVLTMSNNLLNDNINNLCSHAIAKSYLYYRNAKP, from the coding sequence atgaaatacgTTCCACCACACTCACGGGTTCACACAGAAACCAAAGAAAAACAAGAAGCGACACAAGAAAAAGCGGAACAAGAGAAAGAGAATGCTGAAACgataaatgaagaaaaggGAAATGAAAGTGATACATCTGTAGCAGGAGATGATTTTGAAATAGTTCTAAATAGCGTTGTTATTAGTAATATATCCAAAAATAAGGACTTACGTGGAGAATTATTaggttattatattaaaaataatgaagataacaaaaaaaaatcgaaaaaaaaaaaaaaaaagggaaagggTAATAATGCGGATGGATATAATGATGATCACGATGGAGGAGATGAAGATGCAGAGGACGAAGAGGATGAAGATGATGATGACGATGATGCGAATCAACAAGATGAAGAAGACGATATGGAAGAAtatgataatgaaaatgatgataaaaaaagaaaaaagaaaagagatGGTACCTCTAATAaagatcaaaaaaaaaataaaaggaatgatttgaaaaaattaaatacagtAGAAATTAATCAATCGTTTTGTGTTTGTAATATTGAAGATATATGTATTGAcaaaatttcaaaattaacaaatagGTATCAAATATCTAAGCAAAGATATAATgagttattaaataatttagttttatattttaataaaaataaatatgaagaagATGGAGAAAAATACATAAGTGAAGTTAATAACTATTATGAcgattatgtaaatattatggCAGAGCTAAATTTCGAAACAACATCTTTTGGTTTTTATATCAATGTTtgtgatattaaaaaaaaagaagtgtTAGCAacgttattattatgttctctaattaataagaattcatttgttttatgttttggggaaaaatatggaaaattaaTTTTCTCAGCTTACAAAATAGATGTAGATGTTGTATTTGAAATTAAGAATCAAATAAAGAATTCTACCTTCACGCAGTTTAgtgatatattaaatgttgAGTTAAATAAAAGGGGactaaatagtaaaaatatattacaaaggATACCTATACGTATTAAGAATTCAATTATAAATTCGTTATTTTTAAAGGTtctgaaaaataaaaataaaaatttcgtTTCAACAATGGATTATCTAAACACGTTAGAGGTAGATTCTTTAGAAAGTCATATTCAGGATACGTGCAAATCTTTAGAAATGTTAAAAACagaacaagaaaaaattattaaatataaaaaagacgTATTCAAACAATTGCaaacacaaaaaatttatcaagaaaagaaaaaattagaaaaagagaaaaataaaattgaacaTGATAATTTAGATGCAAACGAAGAAGATATAAATCTACAAAACATATTCAAAAGTATTCCTCAACcatctttattatttccgTATGTCTTAACTATGAGTAACAATTTACTgaatgataatattaataacttATGTAGTCATGCTATTGCCAAGTCTTATCTATACTACAGAAATGCGAAACCGTGA
- the PmUG01_13039300 gene encoding conserved Plasmodium protein, unknown function: MDCLTESTISLNFDERAIFLIMLIMAQSDELNQDLPKKNSQNGVNLSQEIYDETNIDELKKKVNDLELQLEYEINRHDAEIKERDETIKMLEEKINELENCKRETEEKDDAILNMSEQLLILSNKYDILVKETKLQEEELKHLKNKKRYRNDETNEYIGTLKKQNNDFKKDNELINDKNAQLLKENSTLKNSCKILQEQLDENRKNLELVKKQITKDFDQKNALKILNIGTLGIAFVFSFVLFILLYTDNSNSLKLELEYKDMIIKRLLRKRVIDEEVMKLESNSKNNGSDNSNGNSSGNNIDNNDNNNNSNNGRSNSNDQLVNYKQKVDELYQKYLNSQSDNDKLNNKISKLNDNINDLKKENVDLLSIIDTLREYINKVYKEDVNIHQFDDLINNLLKENSTLNEELTKQKRKNMVDTYYFNKELQFMQNDKLKIIEKFDNTNINKIPHLYKPLNVTLNEESNNRDMEHALFDGGYNSNS, translated from the exons atGGATTGTC TTACAGAAAGCACTATTTCTCTGAATTTTGATGAACGCgcaatttttttgataatgCTAATTATGGCACAGTCAGATG AGCTAAACCAAGATCTACCCAAGAAAAACAGCCAAAATGGTGTTAACCTATCACAAGaaat ATATGATGAAACAAATATTGatgaactaaaaaaaaaagtgaatgATTTAGAACTGCAGCTcgaatatgaaataaatagaCACGATGCTGAGATTAAGGAAAg GGATGAAACGATAAAAATGCttgaggaaaaaataaacgaaCTGGAAAACTGCAAAAGAGAAACAGAAGAAAAGGATGATgctattttaaatatgagtgaacaacttttaatattatctaataaatatgatattttaGTAAAAGAAACTAAATTACAAGAAGAAGAATTAAAACAtcttaagaataaaaaaaggtatagAAATGATGaaacaaatgaatatataggaactttgaaaaaacagaataatgattttaaaaaagataacgaattaataaatgataagaatgctcaattattaaaagaaaacagtacattaaaaaattcttgtaaaatattacaagAACAGTTGGACGAAAATAGGAAAAACTTGGAACTTGTTAAGAAGCAAATAACAAAA GATTTCGATCAGAAGAATGCACTGAAGATACTAAATATAGGAACC TTAGGTATagcatttgttttttctttcgTACTGTTCATCCTATTATATACAGATAACTCGAATTCCCTTAAATTAGAATTAGAATATAAagatatgataataaaaaggcTACTAAGAAAAAGGGTTATCGATGAGGAAGTGATGAAACTTGAGTCGAACAGCAAAAACAATGGCAGTGACAACAGCAATGGAAACAGCAGTGGAAACAACATTgacaataatgataataataataacagtaataacgGAAGAAGCAATAGCAATGACCAGCTAGTTAACTATAAA cAAAAAGTGGACGAACTATATCAGAAATACCTCAATTCCCAAAGTGATAACGATAAATTGAAC AATAAAATTAGCAAATTAAACGACAATATAAATGAcctgaaaaaagaaaacgtTGACCTGTTGAGCATtata GACACATTAAGAGAATACATAAACAAGGTGTATAAGGAGGATGTGAATATTCATca ATTTGATGATTTGATAAATAATCTTTTGAAGGAGAATTCGACCTTAAATGAAGAGTTGACGaagcaaaaaagaaa GAATATGGTGGACACGTATTACTTTAACAAAGAATTACAATTTATGCAAAAtgacaaattaaaaattattgaaaaatttgataacacaaatattaataaaatccctcatttatataaaccaCTCAATGTAACCCTCAACGAGGAAAGTAATAATAGGGATATGGAACATGCTCTGTTTGATGGTGGTTATAATAGTAACtcttaa
- the PmUG01_13039400 gene encoding conserved Plasmodium protein, unknown function, with protein MDLEIVEDKLKKLEEELEEYRKNQFHKVEKIINEVKLLETNIKELNKRKITKCLVNANKSFEKKIIEKTRKCSKKKKYIKDIKKDIVHELMLLKEKKKNNNNNFLNTKFNFQYIHAIENEINKTFLVLNIQRQYILKFIFEKLNKFKNKSLAYYDKYLNIQKEIDTLFHSINKSALTDIFVLTKNSLFFQKELATMFQQFHYQIENSLTHT; from the coding sequence ATGGACCTTGAAATTGTTGAGGACAAATTGAAAAAACTGGAAGAAGAATTGGAAGAGTACCGAAAGAATCAATTTCACAAagtggaaaaaataataaatgaagtaaaattattagaaacaaatataaaagaattaaataaaaggaaGATTACGAAATGCTTAGTAAATGCTAATAaatcatttgaaaaaaaaattatagaaaaaacaaGGAAatgtagtaaaaaaaaaaaatatataaaggatataaaaaaggatatagTACACGaattaatgttattaaaggaaaagaaaaaaaataataataataattttctaaaCACGAAATTTAATTTCCAATATATACATGCCattgaaaatgaaataaataaaacctttcttgttttaaatatacaaagaCAATATATActgaaatttatatttgaaaaattgaacaaatttaaaaataaatctttagcttattatgataaatatttaaatatacaaaaagaaatagataCATTATTCCactcaataaataaaagtgcATTAACTGATATTTTTGTGTTAACtaaaaattctttattttttcagaaGGAACTAGCAACTATGTTTCAACAATTTCATTATCAAATAGAAAACTCGTTAACACACACGTGA